A window from Mytilus galloprovincialis chromosome 8, xbMytGall1.hap1.1, whole genome shotgun sequence encodes these proteins:
- the LOC143043140 gene encoding galactose-3-O-sulfotransferase 2-like codes for MLTTSLFIYHLNKHVLSDQQINALCSGNWLYLFCNRPFRAMNEETSSLIYNDTVAFGESTINRQCAKKTTNVAFLKVHKAGSTTVMNIFLRFAESNSLNVMLPVPDNYLGFDQTINLNNILPPPKHQTYNILCHHVIYNRSVFRQYMPRDTVFIAIVRDPVTQIISAAQFFDLFIDLRKKLGKIPGQRLMTTFLQNPDICTKAEQKFVKTRMCLDFGIPREDLSSKDKIMSHLEILNDDFSLVMVMEMFDESLVLLKRYLCWDMKDIVYVPLNILSRQRDEKVVIEGQDLDNLKKYNWPDFILYEYFKSNFERRIIEEGNDFNDEVKTYKQILSQVGRYCKIKGKTMEGIQIDKTRWNSEFFISNRECAFITKHELILLDQLRWKYKQKLRQMNS; via the coding sequence ATGTTGACAACATCATTGTTtatttaccatttgaataaaCACGTCTTGTCTGATCAACAAATTAATGCGCTTTGTAGCGGGAATTGGCTTTACCTCTTTTGTAATCGGCCATTTAGAGCAATGAATGAAGAAACCAGCTCTTTGATATATAACGATACAGTTGCGTTTGGAGAATCAACTATTAATAGACAGTGCGCGAAGAAAACAACAAATGtggcatttttaaaagttcataaAGCGGGAAGCACGACTGTAATGAATATTTTCCTCAGATTTGCAGAATCAAACAGTCTTAATGTCATGTTACCAGTGCCAGACAACTATTTGGGATTCGATCAAACTAttaatttaaacaacattttaccACCGCCAAAACACCAGACATACAATATATTGTGTCATCATGTCATCTATAACAGATCTGTCTTTCGTCAGTACATGCCACGTGACACAGTTTTTATAGCAATAGTACGAGATCCCGTAACACAAATTATCTCTGCAGCACAGTTTTTCGACCTCTTTATTGACCTTCGTAAAAAACTTGGAAAAATACCAGGACAACGACTCATGACTACGTTCCTTCAAAATCCTGATATTTGTACAAAGGCAGAGCAAAAATTTGTGAAAACTCGAATGTGTTTAGACTTCGGAATACCTCGCGAAGATCTGAGTTCCAAAGATAAAATTATGTCTCATTTGGAGATTTTAAATGATGACTTTTCACTGGTTATGGTTATGGAAATGTTTGACGAATCTTTGGTTCTTCTCAAGCGATACTTATGTTGGGATATGAAAGATATTGTCTACGTTCCCTTAAACATCTTATCAAGACAAAGGGATGAAAAAGTGGTCATAGAAGGACAAGATCTGGACAACTTGAAGAAATATAATTGGcctgattttattttgtatgaatatttcaAATCTAATTTTGAGAGAAGAATAATTGAAGAAGGGAACGACTTTAATGACGAAGTTAAAACTTATAAACAAATACTTTCACAAGTTGGaagatattgtaaaattaaagggAAAACAATGGAAGGTATACAAATTGATAAAACTAGATGGAAttctgaattttttatttcaaatcgaGAATGTGCATTTATAACTAAACATGAACTTATTCTCTTGGATCAGCTAAGATGGAagtacaaacaaaaactgaggcaAATGAACTCTTAA